From the Ascaphus truei isolate aAscTru1 chromosome 15, aAscTru1.hap1, whole genome shotgun sequence genome, one window contains:
- the LOC142466745 gene encoding uncharacterized protein LOC142466745, with protein MLLLYIVAPEGHVSPETEQVSSPGSASSTHLEEHDEEDFDDDDDDDDAAAAAIDTQIQASDHEEVPIETVLPPNRPAKTTYDAIVASEGKIVEAENRRHSDLMTVLERMIALQEETVSQLAHLHRVFIEVPKQLQKINTSFEALVVQQTQANYWRMTNVPQFNSSQAGSVHAGQFSPHASDIHSPGPNVTSQVADIAVQVPDDILPLPSVQIQQLTPTKEATKRKHKQLLLTSFWSKTTKDTHETDQPSLVQCLPTCSHVSVGTSPVREQSLPKSPVGESLPKSPVGESLPKSPVGESLPKSPVGESLATSPVGESLATSPVGEQSLPKSPVGESLPKSPVGESLATSPAREVPEATQSGSVVPKVGGKRKRKIQETTSRPVTRSQKEQKK; from the exons atgttattgttatatatagttgcccctgaaggacatgtgtcacctgagactgaacaagtgtcttcacctgggtcagccagctcaacacacctagaag aacatgatgaagaggattttgatgatgatgatgatgatgatgatgccgccgccgccgccatagacacacaaatacaagcaagtgaccatgaagaggttccaattgaaactgttttaccgccaaatcgtccagcaaaaaccacatatgatgcaattgtagcttctgagggaaaaattgtggaagcagaaaatcgtcgccattctgacctgatgacagtgctggaaaggatgattgcactgcaggaagaaacagtttcacaattggcacatctccacagagtcttcattgaagtgcctaaacagttgcaaaaaatcaacacctcattcgaagcattagttgttcagcaaacacaagctaattactggagaatgactaatgtaccacaattcaacagctcacaggcaggatctgttcatgcaggtcagttttcaccacatgcttctgatattcattcaccaggcccaaatgttaccagtcaagtagcagacattgctgtgcaggttcctgacgacatcctaccgctgccatctgtacaaattcagcagctgacacctacaaaggaggccacaaaaagaaaacacaagcagttactactgaccagtttttggtcaaaaacaacaaaagacacacatgaaacagaccaaccatcacttgtgcagtgtctaccaacttgctcacatgtgtcagtgggcacaagccctgtccgtgaacagtcactacccaaaagccctgtaggtgagtcactgcccaaaagccctgtaggtgaatcgctgcccaaaagccctgtaggtgaatcgctgcccaaaagccctgtaggtgagtcactggccacaagccctgtaggtgagtcactggccacaagccctgtaggtgaacagtcactacccaaaagccctgtaggtgagtcactgcccaaaagccctgtaggtgagtcactggccacaagccctgcccgtgaagtgccagaggccactcaaagtggctctgttgtacctaaagttggtggcaaaagaaaaaggaaaattcaagagacaacaagcaggcctgttactcgctcgcaaaaagaacaaaaaaaataa